A single region of the Marmota flaviventris isolate mMarFla1 chromosome 10, mMarFla1.hap1, whole genome shotgun sequence genome encodes:
- the Adora3 gene encoding adenosine receptor A3 has protein sequence MMSDNSTTLPWVRIPYIALEVFIGLSAMVGNILVIWVVKLNPSLRTTTFFFIVSLALADIAVGVLVIPFAIVISLDIPMHFYSCLFMSCVLLIFTHASIMSLLAIAVDRYLRVKLTVRYRRVTTQRRIWLALGLCWLVSFLVGLTPMLGWNGKQTSRYPQNDTLHPCCFRSVMSMEYMVFFSFFTWIFIPLIIMCTIYMDIFYVIRNKLNQSFSGSKETSLYYGREFKTARSLFLVLFWFALCWLPLSFINCILYFNIEVPEYVMLLSILLSHANSMMNPVIYACKIRKFKETYLLILKTCRVCQSSDPTNPGTEQISGWGLKTQPAAWAIQPAGYLELDGMLTFLPVSPGHPAPDSWADQSTCQLYKLFTYYPEIPEVPGFFLSFQLKVQSWDLLSLALLSDAMVMDKKVKESFMLGTASASCNYDAHYKHHTKYWCRGYFRDYCHIIALTHNSTDRVALKDTGSQFIITVSCLTKEDTGWYWCGIQRDFARVDMDFTELIVTDSRGGQANEFWSGKDSPGNKNRSCRASRIIHKADRSRMSILIICVLLTSLGIIFIISHLSKRRRSQRNRRVGNSWKVLLYVLTPKEMAHTEQM, from the exons ATGATGTCTGACAACAGCACTACCCTGCCATGGGTCAGAATTCCTTACATCGCCTTGGAGGTTTTTATTGGACTCTCTGCCATGGTGGGCAATATACTGGTCATCTGGGTGGTCAAGCTGAACCCCAGTCTGAGGACCACCaccttttttttcattgtctccCTAGCCCTGGCTGACATTGCAGTTGGGGTGCTGGTCATACCTTTCGCCATTGTCATCAGCCTGGACATCCCAATGCACTTCTACAGCTGTCTTTTCATGTCCTGCGTGCTGCTGATCTTCACCCATGCCTCTATCATGTCCTTGCTGGCCATTGCTGTGGACCGATACCTGCGGGTCAAGCTCACTGTCAG ATACAGGAGGGTCACCACTCAAAGAAGAATATGGCTGGCTCTGGGTCTTTGCTGGCTGGTGTCCTTCCTGGTGGGATTGACCCCCATGCTTGGCTGGAATGGGAAGCAAACCTCAAGGTACCCCCAAAATGACACCTTGCATCCATGCTGTTTCCGTTCTGTCATGAGCATGGAGTACATGGTCTTCTTCAGCTTCTTCACCTGGATCTTCATCCCTCTGATAATCATGTGCACCATCTATATGGACATCTTCTATGTCATCCGGAACAAACTCAATCAGAGCTTTTCTGGCTCCAAAGAGACAAGTTTGTATTATGGGCGGGAGTTCAAGACAGCCAGGTCCCTGTTTCTGGTTCTCTTCTGGTTTGCTCTGTGCTGGCTGCCTTTGTCCTTCATCAATTGTATTTTGTACTTTAACATTGAGGTGCCAGAGTATGTGATGCTCCTGAGCATCCTGCTGTCCCATGCAAACTCCATGATGAACCCTGTCATCTATGCTTGCAAAATAAGGAAGTTCAAGGAAACCTACCTTTTGATCCTCAAAACCTGTAGAGTCTGCCAGTCCTCTGATCCCACCAACCCAGGCACTGAGCAAATTTCTGG TTGGGGCTTGAAGACCCAGCCAGCTGCTTGGGCCATTCAGCCTGCTGGTTACCTGGAGCTAGATGGCATGCTCACCTTCTTACCAGTTTCCCCAGGACACCCTGCTCCTGATTCCTGGGCTGATCAGAGCACTTGCCAACTTTATAAACTATTCACCTATT ATCCAGAAATTCCTGAGGTCCCTGGGTTCTTCCTGTCGTTCCAGTTGAAGGTCCAGTCATGGGACCTGCTCTCCTTGGCTCTTCTTTCAG ATGCCATGGTCATGGACAAAAAAGTGAAGGAAAGCTTCATGCTAGGCACAGCTTCTGCCAGCTGCAATTACGACGCCCACTATAAGCATCATACCAAATATTGGTGCCGAGGCTATTTCCGGGATTACTGCCACATCATTGCTTTGACCCACAACAGCACGGACCGTGTGGCCCTGAAGGACACAGGAAGCCAATTCATCATCACTGTGTCCTGCCTGACCAAGGAAGACACGGGCTGGTACTGGTGTGGCATCCAGCGAGACTTTGCCAGGGTTGACATGGATTTTACAGAGCTGATTGTGACTGACAGCAGAGGAGGCCAGGCCAACGAGTTTTGGTCTGGAAAAG ATTCACCAGGCAACAAGAACAGAAGCTGCAGGGCTTCCAGAATCATCCACAAGGCCGACCGCTCCAG GATGTCCATCCTTATCATTTGTGTACTGCTTACCAGTTTGGGGATCATCTTTATAATCAGTCATTTGTCCAAGAGAAGGAGAAGTCAAAGGAATAGAAGGG TAGGCAACTCTTGGAAGGTCCTCCTATATGTCCTGACTCCAAAGGAAATGGCTCATACTGAACAGATGTGA